The following proteins are encoded in a genomic region of Spirochaetota bacterium:
- the maf gene encoding septum formation protein Maf, with protein MNIILGSSSPRRKSILGGLVRSFSIAHPSIVEIPRTGETPEAFSTRIAEDKCRAIETNLYGREFPLLVITADTIVTIDGRVIGKPSDFEDAVAMLMMLKGRTHRVITAVTLLAAENPEAPRTMMTGFEATEVTFRDLDRDGVIRYLNTIDYRDKAGSYAFQEQGSMIVEGFRGSATNIIGFPLRLFFSMLADQGIAGRVFS; from the coding sequence ATGAATATCATTCTCGGCTCTTCATCTCCGCGGCGCAAATCGATACTGGGCGGCCTGGTGCGCTCCTTCAGCATAGCCCATCCCTCCATCGTGGAAATTCCCAGGACCGGTGAAACCCCGGAGGCCTTCTCAACCCGCATCGCGGAGGATAAATGCCGTGCCATAGAAACGAATCTCTACGGCCGGGAGTTCCCCCTTCTCGTCATCACCGCGGACACCATCGTCACAATCGACGGGCGCGTCATCGGCAAGCCCTCCGATTTCGAGGACGCCGTTGCGATGCTCATGATGCTGAAGGGCCGTACCCACCGGGTCATAACCGCAGTCACCCTCCTTGCCGCGGAAAATCCGGAGGCCCCCCGCACCATGATGACCGGGTTTGAGGCGACCGAGGTGACCTTCAGGGACCTTGACCGCGACGGCGTCATCCGCTACCTGAACACGATAGACTACCGGGACAAGGCCGGGAGCTACGCGTTCCAGGAACAGGGAAGCATGATCGTCGAAGGGTTCCGGGGATCGGCGACCAACATCATCGGCTTTCCCCTGCGCCTTTTCTTTTCGATGCTTGCGGACCAGGGTATCGCCGGGAGGGTCTTCAGCTGA
- a CDS encoding YlbF family regulator has protein sequence MTESLQPIIRKARELAATIREHDATLRYNECLGRMNRDRKAQQLYSRLIAMGKELNDRMAAGNAIERDNTSEHAMLQRELEENTLVMEYIQSQKDYLDLLGKVIEKIKNPT, from the coding sequence ATGACCGAATCCCTCCAGCCCATCATCAGGAAGGCCCGCGAGCTTGCCGCCACAATTCGGGAGCATGATGCCACCCTCCGATACAACGAGTGCCTGGGCAGGATGAACAGGGACCGGAAGGCCCAGCAGCTTTATTCGCGGCTGATCGCCATGGGAAAGGAGCTCAACGACCGCATGGCGGCCGGGAACGCCATCGAGCGGGACAACACGTCGGAGCACGCCATGCTGCAGCGGGAACTCGAGGAGAACACCCTGGTAATGGAATACATCCAGAGCCAGAAGGATTACCTGGACCTTCTCGGGAAGGTGATCGAGAAGATAAAGAATCCCACGTGA
- a CDS encoding sensor histidine kinase — translation MKFIDTISAFLYNILIHRHDIDMEERSRRRIYIILNSLAIPLVVIFGYEKLQHEEYLFGITDLMLAGLLTGLVIYLRRMKEGRKLFRIAVFFMSSAAIYWLYSGVNDGSSSLWYLVIPSVAFFLFGKREGLAWAASLLIISIIVFASVRLSGPPFQYTVPFMTRHLVIQLLIILLTFSYESVRTMYKNKMEEKQVRLLSERNSLDRANSMLMAEIEERERIEEELHTHKDHLEELVSQRTDQLAASLKEKEVLLKELYHRTKNNMQVISSMISLIASKPGNEAFADICRELDLKIKSMALVHQKLYESMDLTHINIKEYLEALSQYILNTLHVSGGAVSFRFQGDDASLSIDVAIPFGLVLNELMTNSIKHAFRGGSDNRIELDIVSTDDGLKLKYRDNGVGLPPDFDSNDQNAMGMMIMRNIIEMQLGGKMLVLNSKGFSCEISIKTGLYRKRV, via the coding sequence ATGAAATTCATTGATACCATTTCCGCATTTCTGTATAATATCCTGATCCATCGCCATGATATAGACATGGAGGAGCGTTCACGGCGGAGAATCTATATCATCCTTAATTCGCTGGCCATTCCCCTTGTTGTAATTTTCGGATATGAAAAGCTGCAACACGAGGAATACCTTTTCGGCATAACAGATCTGATGCTGGCCGGGCTGCTGACCGGGCTGGTGATCTATCTCAGGCGCATGAAAGAAGGAAGAAAGCTTTTCCGGATAGCGGTGTTCTTCATGTCTTCCGCGGCCATTTACTGGCTTTATTCGGGGGTAAACGACGGCTCTTCCAGCCTCTGGTACCTGGTAATACCATCGGTGGCGTTTTTTTTGTTCGGCAAGAGGGAGGGCCTGGCGTGGGCCGCCTCCCTGTTGATTATCAGCATAATCGTATTTGCGTCTGTACGGTTGTCGGGCCCGCCCTTTCAATATACAGTTCCATTTATGACCCGGCACCTTGTTATTCAGCTCCTTATCATATTGCTGACCTTCAGCTACGAGTCGGTCAGGACAATGTACAAGAATAAAATGGAGGAGAAGCAGGTAAGGCTATTATCCGAACGCAATTCCCTTGACAGGGCCAACTCGATGCTGATGGCGGAGATCGAGGAACGGGAGAGGATCGAGGAGGAGCTTCACACCCACAAGGATCACCTTGAAGAACTGGTCTCGCAGAGAACCGATCAGCTTGCTGCCTCTCTCAAGGAAAAAGAGGTCCTTCTCAAGGAGCTCTATCACCGCACGAAAAACAATATGCAGGTGATATCAAGCATGATATCGCTCATCGCATCCAAACCCGGAAACGAGGCGTTCGCCGATATCTGCAGGGAGCTGGACCTGAAGATTAAGTCAATGGCCCTCGTCCACCAGAAGCTCTATGAGTCAATGGACCTGACCCATATTAACATCAAGGAATATCTCGAAGCCCTTTCGCAATACATTCTGAACACGCTTCACGTCTCCGGCGGCGCCGTATCGTTCCGGTTTCAGGGGGATGACGCGAGCCTTTCCATAGATGTCGCCATTCCCTTCGGGCTGGTGCTGAATGAATTGATGACGAATTCCATCAAGCACGCCTTCAGGGGCGGCAGCGATAATCGCATCGAGCTGGATATTGTTTCGACGGATGATGGTTTGAAATTGAAATACCGCGACAACGGCGTGGGTCTTCCCCCGGACTTCGATTCGAACGATCAGAATGCCATGGGCATGATGATAATGCGCAACATTATTGAAATGCAGCTCGGTGGGAAAATGCTCGTTCTGAATTCAAAGGGTTTTTCCTGCGAGATCTCGATAAAGACTGGTCTCTACAGGAAACGGGTCTGA
- a CDS encoding aminopeptidase: MLSSNHIEKYADVLIWALETARTKPFKPYDVILLRYELPSLPLAEALHRKLVRRKWNVVVRGLLNPAMETDFFTYSDTRQRKFIGQWEEKFMESLNGNIFLSAPESLTHLKDIDPKRINEAMVARRGLRRIMERREEKGLLSWTLCTFPTPEPARRAGITINEYTNQIIKACFLNDRDPVARWKEIYADSMEIKKWLNRLPIKTIRVESRSFDLSVSLGEKRRFLGLSGHNIPSFEIFTSPDWHGTSGTYYANLPSYRSGNLVKGVRLEFRNGSVVKARASQGEAFLRKMISMDRGASRVGEFSLTDRRFSRIDRFMADTLFDENFGGPSGNCHIAIGNSYSDTFTGNPAALTAAAKKKLGYNDSALHWDLVNTEEKTVTARLADGKSMVLYEKGMFRY; this comes from the coding sequence ATGCTGAGCTCCAATCATATCGAAAAATACGCGGACGTGCTGATATGGGCCCTGGAAACGGCCCGCACGAAACCCTTCAAGCCCTACGATGTCATCCTGCTCCGGTATGAGCTGCCGTCGCTCCCCCTGGCGGAGGCGCTTCACCGGAAGCTCGTTCGGAGGAAATGGAACGTGGTGGTCCGGGGGCTCCTGAATCCCGCCATGGAAACCGACTTTTTCACCTATTCCGACACCCGCCAGAGGAAGTTCATCGGCCAGTGGGAAGAGAAATTCATGGAGAGCCTGAACGGCAACATCTTCCTGTCGGCGCCCGAATCGTTGACGCATCTCAAGGACATTGATCCGAAGCGCATCAACGAGGCGATGGTGGCACGGCGGGGCCTTCGCCGCATCATGGAGCGACGGGAAGAGAAGGGGCTTTTAAGCTGGACCCTCTGCACCTTTCCGACCCCGGAGCCGGCCCGCCGAGCGGGGATTACCATAAATGAGTATACGAACCAGATCATAAAGGCCTGCTTCCTCAACGACAGGGACCCGGTGGCCCGGTGGAAAGAGATTTACGCCGATTCGATGGAGATAAAAAAGTGGCTGAACCGGCTCCCGATAAAAACCATCAGGGTCGAGTCACGGTCCTTCGACCTTTCGGTCAGCCTGGGAGAAAAACGGCGCTTTCTCGGTCTTTCCGGTCACAATATCCCTTCCTTTGAGATATTCACCTCGCCGGACTGGCACGGGACCAGCGGCACCTATTACGCGAACCTCCCATCGTACCGGAGTGGGAACCTGGTGAAGGGAGTTCGCCTCGAATTCAGGAACGGCTCCGTGGTGAAGGCCCGGGCGTCCCAGGGCGAGGCCTTTCTCAGGAAGATGATATCCATGGACCGGGGCGCCAGCCGGGTCGGGGAGTTTTCCCTCACGGACCGCCGCTTCTCGCGCATCGACCGCTTCATGGCTGATACGCTCTTCGACGAGAATTTCGGGGGCCCCAGCGGGAACTGCCATATTGCCATCGGCAATTCCTATTCCGATACCTTCACCGGGAACCCGGCCGCCCTTACGGCCGCCGCGAAAAAGAAGCTCGGGTACAACGACTCGGCCCTTCACTGGGACCTGGTGAACACCGAGGAAAAGACCGTGACCGCCCGACTGGCCGACGGAAAGAGCATGGTCCTGTATGAAAAGGGGATGTTCCGATACTGA
- a CDS encoding right-handed parallel beta-helix repeat-containing protein, with protein sequence MAENKNLNTYTCPGCGAMLDPGEADKARGIITCRYCKARVQLKKNDETNTAGLPFTGRNRRPGKFLMAFLVLALVGVALISAVIFFLSKGVSRKTMDNPAAGRFPEGTIQINAETQSSFPISCKGEKSIAIVNQSFTRDGIILDTGGPCRVFIDNTTLISKDRPVKITGTGTVTIDNSNLTGGSCALWVSDRVTVVISNSNINSDGTAIHAMGNASVTIRNCNLTGSVAARAGDRAKIVIANTNVKGETKGNIEVQ encoded by the coding sequence ATGGCGGAGAATAAAAATCTTAATACCTATACATGCCCCGGCTGCGGCGCGATGCTCGATCCGGGAGAAGCGGACAAGGCTCGCGGGATAATCACCTGCCGTTACTGCAAAGCCAGGGTACAACTAAAGAAAAATGATGAAACCAACACCGCCGGTCTTCCTTTTACCGGAAGGAACAGGAGGCCCGGCAAATTCCTGATGGCTTTCCTGGTCCTGGCCCTTGTCGGAGTGGCCCTGATCAGCGCGGTCATATTCTTTCTGAGTAAAGGGGTCTCTCGAAAAACAATGGATAACCCTGCCGCGGGCCGGTTCCCGGAGGGCACGATCCAGATCAATGCCGAGACCCAATCCTCTTTCCCGATTAGCTGCAAAGGGGAAAAATCCATAGCCATAGTTAACCAGTCTTTCACCAGGGACGGCATCATCCTCGATACCGGCGGTCCCTGCAGGGTCTTCATCGACAACACGACTCTTATCTCGAAAGACCGGCCTGTGAAAATTACTGGAACCGGCACGGTGACCATCGACAACAGCAATCTCACCGGCGGGTCCTGCGCCCTCTGGGTCTCAGACAGGGTCACCGTTGTCATAAGCAACTCCAACATTAACAGCGATGGGACGGCGATCCATGCGATGGGCAATGCGTCGGTGACCATCAGGAACTGCAATCTGACAGGATCCGTGGCGGCCCGGGCGGGAGACAGGGCGAAGATCGTCATAGCCAATACGAACGTGAAGGGAGAAACGAAAGGGAACATAGAGGTCCAATGA
- a CDS encoding bifunctional (p)ppGpp synthetase/guanosine-3',5'-bis(diphosphate) 3'-pyrophosphohydrolase translates to MSDIDLKIRSRDIGTLLKMIKNSNPDIDLAVIQKAYLFANAAHEGQKRLSGEPYIVHPLEVGIILAGLKLDTDTIAAALLHDTVEDTGTSLDMLEKAFGDEVARLVDGVTKISSIKSRTKATAQAATLRKMLIATVKDIRVIIIKLADKLHNMRTIMFQPPETQTRVAKEVIDIYAPLARRLGMSKVSSELEDLAFRVLDAEAYNDIRNNIAQRDTELEEYLENVRRILGERLASLNIGARITGRAKHYYSIHKKIQEQRKSFEEIYDIRAVRIITEEIKDCYGVLGVVHTLWSPIITRFKDYIAVPKSNMYQSLHTTVIGPDGHRLEVQIRTEKMHATAEMGIAAHWLYKEDPSVIRKDSKNITFLKDITEWQTDVQDTREFMKSLKMDLYDNEIFVFTPKGKIIKLPKGATPVDFAYAIHTAIGHTTVGAKVNSQIVPLKAKLKSGDIVEIMTSKKGHPSESWLKFAISPSARNKIRSWLRRQLEEAGTRFEEDEKAKEAKPEAPPVPSEEPVKVKTATKRRQRQAGITINGASNVLIRLSQCCQPIPGDDVVGFITRGRGITVHKRNCPSLKRLAHERERFVTIKWEGAPDTFYPVKVAVEGIDRPSLLKDVADEISLAKTNIIKVEARVEEGNHAVFKFILEVSGNSHLKEIMARLKNIKNITNVYKLNEKVVLK, encoded by the coding sequence ATGTCCGACATAGATCTAAAAATAAGAAGCAGGGACATCGGGACGCTGCTGAAAATGATAAAAAACAGCAATCCCGATATTGACCTGGCGGTCATCCAGAAGGCCTATCTGTTCGCCAATGCCGCCCACGAGGGACAGAAGCGCCTCAGCGGCGAGCCCTACATCGTCCATCCCCTGGAGGTGGGCATCATCCTGGCCGGGCTCAAGCTCGATACCGATACCATAGCCGCCGCCCTGCTCCACGACACCGTGGAGGACACGGGCACGTCCCTCGACATGCTCGAAAAGGCCTTCGGCGACGAGGTCGCCCGGCTGGTGGACGGCGTCACCAAGATATCATCCATAAAAAGCAGGACCAAGGCCACCGCCCAGGCAGCCACCCTGCGCAAGATGCTCATCGCCACGGTCAAGGACATCCGGGTCATCATCATCAAGCTGGCCGACAAGCTCCACAACATGAGGACCATCATGTTCCAGCCGCCGGAGACCCAGACGCGGGTGGCCAAGGAGGTCATCGACATCTACGCACCCCTGGCGCGGCGCCTCGGGATGTCGAAGGTGTCCAGCGAGCTGGAGGACCTGGCGTTCCGCGTCCTCGATGCCGAGGCCTATAACGACATCAGGAACAACATCGCCCAGCGGGACACGGAGCTCGAGGAATACCTGGAGAATGTCAGAAGAATACTGGGCGAGCGCCTCGCCTCGCTCAATATCGGCGCCAGGATCACCGGCCGCGCCAAGCACTACTATTCCATCCACAAGAAGATCCAGGAGCAAAGAAAATCCTTCGAAGAGATATACGATATCAGGGCGGTCAGGATCATAACCGAGGAGATCAAGGACTGCTACGGCGTCCTGGGCGTGGTCCACACCCTCTGGTCCCCCATCATAACGCGCTTCAAGGATTATATCGCCGTCCCCAAGTCGAACATGTACCAGTCCCTCCACACCACCGTAATCGGCCCGGACGGACACCGCCTCGAGGTGCAGATCCGCACCGAAAAGATGCACGCTACCGCCGAGATGGGCATTGCCGCCCACTGGCTCTACAAGGAAGACCCCAGCGTCATCAGGAAAGACTCGAAGAACATAACCTTCCTCAAGGACATCACCGAATGGCAGACCGACGTCCAGGACACGCGCGAGTTCATGAAGAGCCTGAAGATGGACCTGTACGACAACGAGATCTTCGTGTTCACTCCGAAGGGAAAGATCATAAAGCTCCCCAAGGGCGCGACGCCGGTCGACTTCGCCTACGCCATCCACACCGCCATCGGCCACACCACCGTGGGCGCCAAGGTCAACTCCCAGATCGTGCCGCTCAAGGCCAAGCTGAAAAGCGGCGACATCGTGGAGATCATGACCAGCAAGAAGGGGCACCCCTCCGAGTCCTGGCTCAAATTCGCCATATCGCCCAGCGCCCGCAACAAGATACGCTCCTGGCTGCGCCGCCAGCTGGAGGAAGCGGGCACACGGTTCGAGGAAGATGAAAAAGCGAAAGAGGCAAAGCCCGAGGCCCCGCCGGTGCCGAGCGAGGAACCGGTCAAGGTCAAGACCGCGACGAAACGGAGGCAGCGGCAGGCGGGCATCACCATCAACGGCGCCTCGAACGTGCTCATACGCCTGTCCCAGTGCTGCCAGCCGATACCGGGGGACGATGTTGTCGGGTTCATTACCCGGGGCCGGGGAATCACCGTTCACAAGCGGAACTGCCCTTCCCTCAAGCGCCTGGCCCACGAGCGGGAGCGCTTCGTGACCATCAAGTGGGAAGGGGCGCCGGACACCTTCTACCCGGTCAAGGTGGCCGTCGAGGGAATTGACCGCCCCAGCCTTCTCAAGGACGTGGCGGACGAAATATCCCTGGCCAAGACGAACATCATCAAGGTGGAGGCCCGCGTCGAGGAAGGCAACCACGCCGTGTTCAAGTTCATCCTCGAAGTGAGCGGCAACAGCCACCTCAAGGAGATCATGGCCAGGCTGAAAAACATCAAGAATATAACCAACGTGTACAAGCTGAACGAAAAAGTCGTTCTCAAGTGA
- a CDS encoding Smr/MutS family protein encodes MSEQDYSDIDFGYECDLHFFEPRETDDVVREFIRQAVAGGRRKIRLVHGKGISAKKKRVYELLQSHPDVAEFRNDGPNWGATIIKLK; translated from the coding sequence ATGTCAGAACAGGACTACAGCGACATAGATTTCGGATACGAGTGCGATCTCCATTTCTTCGAACCCCGTGAGACGGACGACGTGGTGCGCGAATTCATCCGCCAGGCCGTGGCCGGCGGGCGCAGGAAAATACGCCTGGTCCACGGCAAGGGGATATCCGCCAAAAAGAAGCGGGTCTACGAGCTGCTCCAGAGCCACCCGGATGTGGCCGAGTTCCGCAACGACGGCCCCAATTGGGGGGCTACGATAATAAAGCTGAAATGA